AAATATTATCTCTATTTTAGTTATAGTAAGAAGTGCTCCACTAACCATAGGAGATATCAGCATAACAATTGATTGTATACTTCCATTTACAGCATTAATTTTAGTAAGTTTATTTTCAGGTATAAGCTGCGGGATAAATGCGCCTATTGCAGGAGTTTGAACCGCTGTTCCAAGAGCTCTTATGGCAGATATAACAAACAACAGCCATACTTTGTCATATCCCAGAAGAAATAATATTGCCAGAATAAACGTTGACATTGCAATAAAAGAATCAGATAAAATAATTAATATTTTTCTATTATACCTATCAGCCCACACCCCTGCAAGAGGAGAAAGAAAGAATATAGGGAGAAAACCACTGACAATTGATATGGTCATCATAATTCCAGACTGTGTTTTTAATGTAATAAACCATATAATCGCATATTGAACTAAGGATGTTCCAAAAAGGGATATGGTTTGACTAGCCAAAAAAATCATTATGTTCTTTTCCCAATTTTTATTCATATATAAACTTTCACTCCCATCATATTTAATCACATTTCATTATACCAGAAAATTTTTAGGTACATATCTTAATGGGATGAAATTAAGCACTAACTTTAAGAAGTATATTTTGATAAAATGAACACTTTCCTGCAAATACAATAATTAAAGATTATAAAAAAACAAAGTACATCTATATATACTTTAATAAAAATTAAACATTATACTTTGGAAATGAATCATACTATAAAAAATCACAATAGAATATAGGGAATATATAAAAATTTTTTATAGTTTCTTAAAAAATAAATGTATGTCCATAATAAATTAATAAAAAATAAGTACTACAAATATAAATAACTCAATAGTCATTTCCTTTCTCCCACTGTAGTTTATCTAAATTGTAGGCCAAATATTCTGCTATATATTTCTAATCTATCATATTTTCTACCATAATATTATAAAAATAATAAGCCAATTTTAAATTTACATAACCCATATAAGATGATATAATTTAGTTAATACAAGAAATAAATTTCATTTTAGGCTTAAATCAGAATATTTATTGAATGATTTTACAGATGATTTGCCTAAAAATGAATAAATAAAATCATAAAATACCTATTAAGTACTGTATTATATGTTTAAATCGGCTAAATACGGTTGAAAATATTTTGTAATCTGAAATGTTAAATTTTTATCATTCCAATTTTCAGAAAACGGTTTCGATTGTTAATATAACTACTAACTTAATTTATAGCAATTATTTTTAAAAATTTATATTAAATTTAAAATGCAGTACTTAAGGAAAATATTTAAAAGGAGTATTTAAATGATTACAGTTATTTTAGATGGTAAAGAAATAAAGGCAAAGGAAAACTCAACTATATTACAGGTAGCAAGAGATAATAATGTGGATATACCTACACTATGTTATCTAAAGGATTGCATGAATATTGGTAAATGTGGAGTCTGTCTTGTGGAGGCAAACGGTAAAATTATAGTGGCCTGTGCCACAAAAATTGAAGAAGGTATGGTTATCGATACTAAATCAGAGACTGTGAAGGAGAGAATTAAAAAGAGAATATCTTCACTTCTAGATACCCATGAATTTAAATGCGGGCCATGCCCAAGAAGAGAAGATTGTGAGTTTTTGAAACTTGTAATCAAAACCAAAGCAAAGGCTTCAAAACCATTTTTGCCGGAAGATAGAGAAAAATATATAGACTCAAGAAGCAACGCACTTGTGCTAGATAGGACTAAATGTATATTGTGTGGTAGATGTGTAGCAGCATGTAAGGTACATTCTGGTACTTCTGTAATGCAATTTATCAAAAAGGATGGCAAGAGAACTGTTGGAATTGAAAATAACCCTTGCTTTGATAATTCAAATTGTCTATTATGTGGACAATGTGTTATTGCATGCCCTGTAGGTGCTTTAACTGAAAAACCTCATATATCCAGAGTACAAGAAGCGCTAAAAGATCCTAAAAAACATGTAATAGTTGCCATGGCACCTTCTGTTAGAGCCGCTATTGGTGAATTATTTAACATGGGATTTGGCAAAGATGTAACAGGTAAAATTTATACTGCTTTAAGAATGCTTAATTTTGACAAAATATTCGATATAAATTTTGGAGCTGATATGACTATAATGGAAGAAGCTACAGAACTTTTGGAAAGGATAAAAAATGGAGGTCCTTTTCCAATGTTTACATCCTGCTGCCCTGCCTGGGTAAGACAGGCTCAGAATTATTACCCTGAATTGCTTGAAAATCTTTCATCTGCAAAGTCACCACAGCAAATATTCGGCACTGCAACTAAAACTTATTATCCATCTATATCCGGTATAGAAGCAAAAGACATATATACTGTTACAATAATGCCTTGCAATGACAAAAAATACGAAGCAGATCTTACTGATATGGAAGTCAATGGTATGCGATGTATAGATGCTGTGCTGACTACAAGAGAACTTGCTAAAATGATTAAAGCTGCCAAAATTAAATTTACCTCTCTTGAGGATAGTGAAGCAGATGCTGCTATGGGTGAATACAGCGGGGCTGGTGTCATATTTGGTAATACCGGTGGAGTTATGGAAGCTGCTCTTAGAACTGCAAAAGACTTTGCAGAAAATGTGGATCTTAAAGATATAGAATATACCCAAATTAGGGGATTAAAAGGCATAAAAGAATCTTCTGTTGAAATATCCGGCAACACCTATAATATAGCTGTAATTAACGGTGCTGCAAATTTATTTGATTTTATAGATTCCGGAAAAATAGGAGAAAAACAATATCATTTTATAGAAGTTATGGCCTGCCCTGGCGGTTGTATAAATGGCGGTGGACAGCCTCATTTAAATTCACTCAACAGAGAACTTATAGATTACAGGACCTTGAGGGCCTCTGTATTATACAATCAAGATAACCACCTGCCAAAGAGAAAATCACATAAAAACACCGCAATAATAAAAATGTATGACACTTATTTTGGTAAGCCAGGACATGGACTTGCACATGAGCTTTTACACTTTAAATATACAGAAGATTCCTCTGAATCTAAAATTGTTTAAAAGATAGAAAATTACAAGTAAATCTATGCCCCTTTACAAACTTGTAACTTTAACAAATACTGATATTTTATATCAGCAAATATTATGCCAATATATTTTTTATTGTGAGGAGTTTGCTATAACTAGGTATTTTATAAAACCTAAAATGT
This window of the Clostridium kluyveri DSM 555 genome carries:
- a CDS encoding ferredoxin hydrogenase: MITVILDGKEIKAKENSTILQVARDNNVDIPTLCYLKDCMNIGKCGVCLVEANGKIIVACATKIEEGMVIDTKSETVKERIKKRISSLLDTHEFKCGPCPRREDCEFLKLVIKTKAKASKPFLPEDREKYIDSRSNALVLDRTKCILCGRCVAACKVHSGTSVMQFIKKDGKRTVGIENNPCFDNSNCLLCGQCVIACPVGALTEKPHISRVQEALKDPKKHVIVAMAPSVRAAIGELFNMGFGKDVTGKIYTALRMLNFDKIFDINFGADMTIMEEATELLERIKNGGPFPMFTSCCPAWVRQAQNYYPELLENLSSAKSPQQIFGTATKTYYPSISGIEAKDIYTVTIMPCNDKKYEADLTDMEVNGMRCIDAVLTTRELAKMIKAAKIKFTSLEDSEADAAMGEYSGAGVIFGNTGGVMEAALRTAKDFAENVDLKDIEYTQIRGLKGIKESSVEISGNTYNIAVINGAANLFDFIDSGKIGEKQYHFIEVMACPGGCINGGGQPHLNSLNRELIDYRTLRASVLYNQDNHLPKRKSHKNTAIIKMYDTYFGKPGHGLAHELLHFKYTEDSSESKIV